The Roseovarius indicus genome has a segment encoding these proteins:
- a CDS encoding helix-turn-helix domain-containing protein, with protein sequence MKDMAFDHAPVGLAVLENRIIRQCNRQFAAIFGGAPEEYAGIPLAHYYPSIEDYRRIGERSLKAMRVTGTYHDERVMKRRDGDLFWCRVRGQSLTPDDPFARGIWSFADLSDERPIVELTQREREVAILTCRGLTSKEIGLELDLSYRTVEVYRARLLEKFQARKLAELVAKLSGMPL encoded by the coding sequence ATCAAGGACATGGCTTTCGACCACGCGCCGGTGGGGCTGGCGGTGCTCGAGAACCGCATCATCCGCCAGTGCAACCGCCAGTTCGCCGCCATCTTCGGCGGTGCTCCGGAAGAGTATGCCGGCATCCCGCTGGCCCATTACTACCCCTCGATCGAGGATTACCGCCGCATCGGCGAACGCAGCCTCAAGGCGATGCGCGTCACCGGCACCTATCACGACGAACGGGTGATGAAGCGGCGCGACGGCGACCTGTTCTGGTGCCGGGTGCGGGGCCAGTCGCTGACCCCCGACGACCCGTTCGCGCGCGGCATCTGGTCGTTCGCCGACCTCTCCGACGAGCGACCCATCGTCGAGTTGACCCAGCGCGAGCGCGAGGTCGCCATTCTCACCTGCCGCGGCCTGACCTCCAAGGAGATCGGGCTCGAGCTCGACCTGTCCTACCGCACGGTCGAGGTTTACCGCGCCCGCCTGCTGGAAAAGTTCCAGGCGCGCAAACTGGCCGAACTGGTGGCAAAGCTCTCCGGCATGCCGCTTTGA